The region AACATTAATGTTAAATACTGCCCGGCCCGGTACTTGATTTTTTTTAATGCAGGCTGTTTGAAAACCACCGTAACAGCATCGGCAGTTTCGGGTCGAATGTCTATGACTTTTAAGGTAAAAAGCTGCATAAACTACTAGCTTACAGCTTTTACAACCAAATTAAGTAATTTTTTTAAAGAAGCTTCAGAGTGAGCAAGGAAATTATATGGTTGAAAGAATTCAGTTATTGAACTTAAGATCATGGTAGCTTAACGTCTAGTGTCCGTATCTTTTCTTAAAATCATTTGAAAGGTAGATATTTAGTTTTACAAATATAACCTCAATGACTGATAACAGCAACAACTGTAAGTAATAGTTATGGATAGCGACAATCAAATATCCTCATCAATATATTTGAAGAACTTAGGAGTGTTAAACGGATATCGACTTCAACATCTTCATTGCGATCAGCACCGCTATGGTCAATACTATTGTTACGATAAAACCAATTACAGCTGCTTTCGCCTTTCCTAATTTATTTACAGGCAAAGGATATACCGGTTGATCTATTATTTGGATGAGCGGTGTTTCTTGCCTGAGTGATATTTTTGATATCTCAAGATTTTTCACAATTTCGGCATAGATAGCAGAACTGGCTTGCACATCAACCTGTTTCTTCTGGGACGGTACTTTTAAGCTCGTAAAGGCCGGGTTGGCGTTTGGAGAGGCATCTATAGCTGATGCTACCCCACTTATAGAATAGCCAAGCACCCTTTTAACACTATCTGCCTGCCTTTGAAGTACTGCTAAATTTTGTGAGCTTTTTTTGGTTTTTGTAAATGTGTAGAAATTATTTACAGTTTCTACAAGTTTATTGTTAAATGCCTTTGCAAAATACTCGTCATCCGACTTCACGTCAACGTTAATAATGCTTAACTTTTTGTCGGGCTTTGTTACCGAAAGCAAATTTTTGTTAAAGTTTTCTGTTAAATCGCTTATAATACTGTCTTGTACTCTGTTAAATTTAGCTGGATCACCAGTAAATGTCACATTGGCATTGTTCTTCCATTTTTTCCTTAATTTGTTAAAATTAATATACCTGTCTATAAGCAGTTGTCGCTTTCCGTTTATGTCGACCTCACTTAAAAGTGTCTTTTCTATCATTACACGCGACTTGTACAACTGTAAAATGTTGTCGCCCTGGAAGATGCCGCCGCCTGCACGTCCCATATCTATTCCGGCCAATGATGCAAGCCCGGCATATTGACCTAAACCGCCGCCTCTACCCCCTTCTTCCTCAAGAACAAATGTGGAAGTTGCAGTGTACA is a window of Mucilaginibacter terrenus DNA encoding:
- a CDS encoding lipopolysaccharide biosynthesis protein, whose amino-acid sequence is MGQPETTYNDQNSDEISMRIIALKVKSAFHYIGRKWLTLLLAGLLGAGAGVAFSIFKKPVYTATSTFVLEEEGGRGGGLGQYAGLASLAGIDMGRAGGGIFQGDNILQLYKSRVMIEKTLLSEVDINGKRQLLIDRYINFNKLRKKWKNNANVTFTGDPAKFNRVQDSIISDLTENFNKNLLSVTKPDKKLSIINVDVKSDDEYFAKAFNNKLVETVNNFYTFTKTKKSSQNLAVLQRQADSVKRVLGYSISGVASAIDASPNANPAFTSLKVPSQKKQVDVQASSAIYAEIVKNLEISKISLRQETPLIQIIDQPVYPLPVNKLGKAKAAVIGFIVTIVLTIAVLIAMKMLKSISV